Proteins encoded in a region of the Halorussus sp. MSC15.2 genome:
- a CDS encoding bifunctional oligoribonuclease/PAP phosphatase NrnA — translation MQLPGIPELRVREVVQAAEAYGLSSPELAGAAALGAVALVASLWLVVRWLRRPMGARLKRALSKCDEVAVLMHPNPDPDVMACAIGVAHLASEVGTDATLQFPGQIRHQENRAFRTVLDLDLEQIDHVSQVAAEDVILVDHNTPRGFEGAERLEPYAVVDHHPGNGTGEEFTDQRTDYGACATIVAEYLEDVGGTPVGPDEDEENADGFVVPSAVSTGLLYGVQSDTKHLTSGCTEAEFSAAAYLYEGVDEDLLDRIANPQVSAEVLEVKAQAISGRDVRGSFAVSDVGRINNADAIPQAADELLQLEGVTAVVVFGRRDDMVHLSGRSRDDRVHMGKALESVADDIPGASAGGHARMGGGQVPVEGAAYASGAEAAMWSQAELGDDVFAALNGDV, via the coding sequence ATGCAACTGCCGGGCATTCCGGAATTGCGGGTTCGGGAGGTCGTTCAGGCCGCTGAGGCCTACGGTCTGAGTTCGCCGGAACTCGCAGGTGCCGCCGCCCTCGGGGCGGTCGCACTCGTGGCGTCGCTGTGGCTCGTCGTCCGGTGGCTTCGGCGACCGATGGGGGCGCGACTCAAGCGCGCGCTGAGCAAGTGCGACGAGGTCGCGGTTCTCATGCACCCGAACCCCGACCCCGACGTGATGGCGTGCGCGATAGGCGTCGCTCACCTCGCCAGCGAAGTCGGCACCGACGCGACCCTCCAGTTCCCGGGCCAGATTCGCCATCAGGAGAACCGCGCGTTCCGGACGGTCCTCGACCTCGACCTCGAACAGATAGACCACGTGAGTCAGGTCGCGGCCGAGGACGTGATTCTGGTGGACCACAACACCCCGCGCGGGTTCGAAGGGGCCGAGCGACTCGAACCCTACGCGGTCGTGGACCACCACCCCGGCAACGGGACCGGCGAAGAGTTCACCGACCAGCGCACCGACTACGGTGCCTGCGCGACCATCGTCGCGGAGTACCTCGAAGACGTGGGCGGCACGCCGGTCGGCCCGGACGAGGACGAGGAGAACGCAGACGGGTTTGTGGTCCCCTCGGCGGTATCGACCGGCCTGCTCTACGGCGTCCAGTCCGACACCAAGCACCTCACCAGCGGGTGTACGGAGGCCGAGTTCTCCGCGGCGGCGTACCTCTACGAGGGCGTGGACGAGGACCTGCTCGACCGCATCGCGAACCCGCAGGTCAGCGCCGAGGTGCTGGAAGTCAAGGCGCAGGCCATCTCCGGCCGGGACGTACGCGGGTCGTTCGCGGTCAGCGACGTGGGTCGCATCAACAACGCCGACGCCATCCCGCAGGCCGCCGACGAACTCCTCCAACTGGAGGGCGTGACCGCGGTGGTCGTCTTCGGCAGGCGCGACGACATGGTCCACCTCTCGGGCCGGTCGCGCGATGACCGAGTCCACATGGGCAAGGCGCTGGAGAGCGTCGCCGACGACATCCCCGGTGCGAGCGCGGGCGGCCACGCCCGCATGGGCGGCGGGCAGGTCCCGGTGGAGGGCGCGGCCTACGCCAGCGGCGCGGAGGCCGCGATGTGGTCGCAGGCCGAACTCGGCGACGACGTCTTCGCCGCGCTCAACGGCGACGTGTAG
- a CDS encoding DUF5791 family protein, which produces MLYDDIADPDSTSPAELRAEYVSELAEVVETHGVDSVADETGVDRETVAALTESDADAADGITLEEAAAVAALADETPDADAIVAEVRDNLLMGMTTAVLDVDTIAADIDADMDGKQVHQKVEGRAPMTLAEYATLHHFIASRQR; this is translated from the coding sequence ATGCTCTACGACGACATCGCGGACCCCGATTCGACCTCCCCGGCGGAGCTACGTGCGGAGTACGTCTCCGAACTCGCCGAGGTCGTCGAGACCCACGGGGTCGATTCGGTCGCCGACGAGACCGGCGTGGACCGGGAGACGGTCGCGGCGCTGACCGAGAGCGACGCCGACGCGGCGGACGGTATCACGCTGGAGGAGGCGGCCGCCGTCGCGGCGCTGGCCGACGAGACGCCGGACGCCGACGCCATCGTCGCGGAGGTCCGGGACAACCTCCTGATGGGGATGACGACCGCGGTCCTCGACGTGGACACCATCGCGGCCGACATCGACGCCGACATGGACGGCAAGCAGGTCCACCAGAAGGTCGAGGGGCGCGCGCCGATGACCCTCGCCGAGTACGCGACGCTCCACCACTTCATAGCGAGCCGTCAGCGGTAG
- a CDS encoding SDR family oxidoreductase: MNVAILGCGYVGLELGRQLTERGHRAIGVRRSDDGLAEIEDAGFEAVRADVTDADSLDAVPDADAVVFAASSGGRDAEAAREVYVEGLQTVIDHFGARETPPERLVYTSSTGVYGDHGGGWVDEETPLDPTTDKTEVLAEAERVALEATADRGIDGTVARLAGIYGPGRTRLERYVEGPVTEGYLNMIHRDDAAGAVRFLLTEDHARGEVVLVVDDEPVSKWSFADWLADECGEDRPPKQTTEERLDGDLSERARRRLVTSKRCSNEKLRGLGYEFRYPTYREGYRDEIEAYRNQPA, encoded by the coding sequence ATGAACGTGGCGATACTCGGATGCGGCTACGTGGGACTCGAACTCGGTCGCCAGTTGACCGAACGCGGCCACCGGGCAATCGGTGTCCGGCGCTCCGACGACGGTCTCGCAGAAATCGAGGACGCAGGGTTCGAGGCGGTACGGGCGGACGTGACCGACGCCGACTCGCTCGACGCGGTGCCCGACGCGGACGCCGTGGTCTTCGCCGCGAGTTCCGGCGGCCGCGACGCCGAGGCCGCCCGCGAGGTGTACGTCGAGGGACTGCAGACCGTAATCGACCACTTCGGCGCGCGAGAGACCCCGCCCGAGCGATTGGTCTACACCTCCAGCACGGGCGTCTACGGCGACCACGGCGGCGGCTGGGTGGACGAGGAGACGCCGCTCGACCCGACGACCGACAAGACCGAGGTGCTGGCCGAGGCAGAACGCGTGGCGCTCGAAGCGACTGCAGACCGCGGCATCGACGGCACCGTCGCGCGCCTCGCCGGAATCTACGGGCCGGGCCGGACGCGACTGGAGCGGTACGTCGAGGGACCTGTCACCGAGGGATACCTCAACATGATTCACCGCGACGACGCCGCGGGCGCGGTCCGCTTCCTACTGACGGAGGACCACGCTCGGGGCGAGGTGGTGTTGGTGGTGGACGACGAACCCGTCTCGAAGTGGTCGTTCGCGGACTGGCTCGCCGACGAGTGCGGCGAGGACCGCCCGCCGAAGCAGACGACCGAGGAGCGACTCGACGGCGACCTCTCGGAGCGCGCGCGACGCCGACTCGTGACGAGCAAGCGCTGCTCGAACGAGAAGCTACGGGGTCTCGGGTACGAGTTCCGCTATCCGACGTACCGCGAGGGCTACCGCGACGAAATCGAGGCCTATCGGAATCAACCGGCGTGA